One Gossypium hirsutum isolate 1008001.06 chromosome A11, Gossypium_hirsutum_v2.1, whole genome shotgun sequence genomic window carries:
- the LOC121209899 gene encoding uncharacterized protein, with translation MANITLIRAFCVVVLMLLASVWARDVPGKYIDYGRIRGSSPSCGGDLKSCLPQKPAANRRVFFSRAGNGATQGRHDRESNPSFIGTFRDPLFVFGFKPKL, from the exons ATGGCCAATATCACTCTAATTAGGGCTTTTTGCGTCGTTGTCTTGATGCTGTTGGCGTCTGTCTGGGCTAGAGACGTACCAGGTAAATACATCGACTATGGTCGAATTCGTGGGTCCTCCCCTTCTTGTGGTGGCGACCTGAAGTCATGTCTTCCCCAAAAGCCTGCTGCAAATAG GAGAGTATTCTTCTCTAGAGCCGGCAATGGAGCTACACAAGGACGCCATGACCGTGAATCAAACCCTTCATTTATTGGGACTTTCCGGGACCCtctttttgtttttgggtttaaACCCAAACTGTGA